A window of the Gossypium arboreum isolate Shixiya-1 chromosome 2, ASM2569848v2, whole genome shotgun sequence genome harbors these coding sequences:
- the LOC108466387 gene encoding L-type lectin-domain containing receptor kinase IX.1-like, producing MASRILFAFLLLIIPYVNPLSFNFSSFSPNMQGIRFEGDAFSSSNVLQLTKNNAIESLTGSIGRASYDQPVRLWDASNRRLTDFTTHFTFIIQAVNLSEYGDGLSFFMAPFESEMPRNSSDGYLALFDPDMATSNSSENNIVAVEFDSFRNEWDPSDDHVGINVNSIISVTNVTWKSSIKDGRRANAWISYNATTTNLSVFLTYADNPVFSGNSSLALTVDLRDVLPEWVRIGFSASTGRQVEIHNILNWSFDSSLETGEGEGKNLGLILGLALGFGLLGGGLCLFFFIMRRRRARLNDNDEAIDVTMDDEFEKGTGPKRFTYIELSRATNAFAEVGKLGEGGFGGVYRGLLSESNTEVAVKRVSRGSKQGKKEYISEVKIISRLRHRNLVQLLGWCHEKGELLLVYEFLPNGSLDSHLFGGKIMLTWTVRYKIALGLASALLYLHEEWEQCVVHRDIKSSNVMLDSNFNAKLGDFGLARLVDHDMGSQTTVLAGTMGYLAPECVTTGKASKESDVYSFGVVALEIACGRKPVETRQEPSKVRMVEWVWDLYGKGQLLEAVDNRLGDDFDEQQIERLMVIGLWCCHPDYTLRPSIKQVINVLNFEAPLPSLPSKLPVPMYYAPPIDLCKFSYTTSSTGVTDSDKDRTQCSCSSCSTRAYSTTSSSATALLNSQKSK from the coding sequence ATGGCTTCCAGGATCCTTTTTGCTTTTCTTTTGCTAATAATCCCTTATGTCAATCCACTTTCCTTCAACTTCTCTAGCTTCTCTCCCAATATGCAAGGCATTCGATTCGAAGGCGATGCTTTCTCGTCCAGTAACGTTCTTCAGCTCACGAAGAACAATGCAATCGAGAGCCTTACCGGTAGCATCGGACGTGCCTCGTACGATCAACCGGTTCGTCTTTGGGACGCTAGTAACCGAAGGCTAACAGACTTCACCACACACTTCACCTTCATCATACAAGCCGTCAATCTTAGCGAATACGGTGACGGACTATCCTTCTTTATGGCACCGTTCGAGTCTGAAATGCCCCGGAATTCGAGCGACGGGTACCTTGCGTTATTCGATCCGGACATGGCTACCTCTAACTCCTCCGAAAATAACATCGTTGCAGTGGAGTTCGATAGTTTCCGAAATGAATGGGATCCAAGTGATGATCATGTAGGCATCAATGTCAATTCCATCATATCTGTTACAAATGTAACATGGAAAAGTAGCATTAAAGATGGGAGAAGGGCTAACGCATGGATAAGTTATAATGCTACCACAACAAATCTAAGTGTGTTTTTAACTTATGCTGATAATCCAGTTTTTAGTGGAAACTCTAGCCTTGCACTTACTGTTGATTTGAGGGATGTTTTACCGGAATGGGTTAGAATAGGTTTCTCGGCATCCACGGGTCGTCAAGTTGAAATTCACAATATTCTCAATTGGAGTTTCGATTCGAGTTTGGAGACTGGTGAAGGGGAAGGGAAAAATTTAGGGTTGATCCTTGGTTTGGCACTCGGTTTTGGTCTATTGGGTGGCGGGTTGTGTTTGTTTTTCTTCATCATGAGGAGAAGAAGGGCACGTTTGAACGACAATGATGAGGCCATCGATGTCACTATGGATGATGAATTCGAGAAAGGGACGGGACCGAAGCGGTTTACGTATATTGAACTAAGTCGTGCGACGAACGCTTTCGCTGAGGTCGGAAAGCTCGGAGAAGGAGGATTTGGAGGGGTTTACAGGGGCTTGTTAAGCGAGTCAAACACAGAAGTAGCAGTAAAGAGGGTCTCGAGAGGATCTAAGCAAGGGAAAAAAGAGTACATATCAGAAGTGAAGATTATTAGTCGTCTGAGACATCGAAATCTGGTTCAATTACTCGGTTGGTGCCACGAAAAAGGCGAACTCCTCCTTGTTTATGAATTCTTACCGAACGGAAGTCTTGATTCTCATCTCTTTGGGGGTAAAATAATGTTAACTTGGACCGTAAGGTACAAAATTGCACTTGGTTTAGCCTCTGCTTTATTGTATCTACATGAAGAGTGGGAACAATGTGTGGTACATAGGGACATAAAATCTAGTAATGTCATGTTGGACTCAAATTTCAATGCAAAGCTTGGGGATTTTGGCCTCGCAAGACTTGTTGACCATGACATGGGTTCACAAACAACTGTTTTGGCCGGCACCATGGGTTACTTAGCCCCCGAATGCGTCACTACGGGTAAAGCTAGCAAAGAATCAGATGTTTATAGCTTTGGAGTCGTGGCCCTTGAGATTGCCTGCGGAAGAAAGCCGGTTGAAACTAGGCAAGAACCGAGCAAAGTGAGGATGGTAGAATGGGTTTGGGACCTTTACGGTAAAGGCCAACTTCTTGAAGCCGTGGATAATCGACTCGGCGACGACTTCGACGAGCAGCAAATTGAACGTTTGATGGTCATTGGGCTATGGTGCTGCCATCCTGATTATACTCTTCGGCCTTCGATAAAGCAAGTTATAAATGTCCTGAACTTTGAAGCTCCATTGCCTAGCTTGCCGTCAAAGTTACCGGTGCCGATGTATTACGCACCTCCGATAGATCTCTGCAAATTTTCTTACACGACATCATCAACTGGTGTCACAGATTCAGACAAAGATCGAACTCAATGTTCTTGTAGTAGCTGTTCTACACGTGCATATTCAACAACATCAAGCTCTGCGACAGCTCTTTTAAATTCTCAAAAGAGTAAATAG